The following coding sequences are from one Lycium ferocissimum isolate CSIRO_LF1 chromosome 3, AGI_CSIRO_Lferr_CH_V1, whole genome shotgun sequence window:
- the LOC132049452 gene encoding heme-binding-like protein At3g10130, chloroplastic isoform X4 — protein sequence MRWKYQLPEIHNLLSQAFCTFPQTDIQKERNKHCNSKMFLISPCSISAPPSTSRIRHSPIKSMAVNRSNSASQRINGIQSRISLLIALASQTSSLSQKLLTELAGETAKYVFPKRIIESRNLEEALMSVPDLETVKFNVLKRNDQYEIREVENTKKESMAMTTPVITRRTQSDGEKMEMTTPVITKRVEDQEKWRMSFVMPSKYGSDLPLPKDSSVTIKEVPRKTVAVVAFSGFMTDEEVKARESRLRTAVKGDAEFRVKDGALIEVAQYNPPFTLPFTRWNEISLEVEKKQE from the exons ATGAGGTGGAAATATCAACTACCTGAAATCCACAATCTCCTTTCTCAAGCATTTTGCACCTTCCCGCAAACAGATATTCAGAAAGAGCGAAATAAACACTGCAACTCAAAGATGTTTCTGATCTCACCTTGTTCCATTTCTGCTCCTCCATCAACAAGCAGGATCAGACATTCGCCGATCAAATCCATGGCTGTTAACAGAAGCAATTCTGCTTCGCAACGGATAAACGGCATCCAATCTCGAATCTCCCTACTCATCGCTCTCGCCTCCCAAACCTCTTCTCTTTCTCAAAAAC TTTTGACGGAATTGGCGGGTGAAACCGCGAAATACGTGTTTCCGAAGAGGATAATTGAAAGTCGGAATCTAGAGGAAGCTTTGATGTCTG TGCCGGATCTGGAGACAGTGAAATTCAACGTTTTGAAACGCAATGATCAGTATGAGATAAGAGAAGTTGAG AACACGAAGAAGGAGAGTATGGCGATGACAACACCCGTAATCACTCGTAGAACTCAGTCTGATGGGGAGAAGATGGAAATGACTACTCCAGTGATAACTAAAAGG GTTGAAGATCAGGAGAAGTGGAGGATGTCCTTTGTCATGCCCTCGAAGTATGGTTCAGACTTGCCGCTACCAAAGGATTCGTCTGTAACTATCAAAGAGGTGCCTAGGAAAACTGTCGCAGTTGTTGCCTTTTCAG GTTTTATGACTGATGAAGAAGTAAAAGCCCGAGAATCAAGACTTCGCACGGCAGTAAAGGGAGATGCAGAGTTTCGGGTAAAAGATGGTGCCTTGATAGAAGTTGCACAG TACAATCCACCATTTACTCTTCCGTTCACACGTTGGAATGAAATTAGCCTGGAAGTTGAAAAGAAACAGGAATAG
- the LOC132049452 gene encoding heme-binding-like protein At3g10130, chloroplastic isoform X3, translating into MRWKYQLPEIHNLLSQAFCTFPQTDIQKERNKHCNSKMFLISPCSISAPPSTSRIRHSPIKSMAVNRSNSASQRINGIQSRISLLIALASQTSSLSQKLLTELAGETAKYVFPKRIIESRNLEEALMSVPDLETVKFNVLKRNDQYEIREVEPYFVAEVTMPGKNGFDLNGASQSFNTLAEYLFGKNTKKESMAMTTPVITRRTQSDGEKMEMTTPVITKRVEDQEKWRMSFVMPSKYGSDLPLPKDSSVTIKEVPRKTVAVVAFSGFMTDEEVKARESRLRTAVKGDAEFRVKDGALIEVAQYNPPFTLPFTRWNEISLEVEKKQE; encoded by the exons ATGAGGTGGAAATATCAACTACCTGAAATCCACAATCTCCTTTCTCAAGCATTTTGCACCTTCCCGCAAACAGATATTCAGAAAGAGCGAAATAAACACTGCAACTCAAAGATGTTTCTGATCTCACCTTGTTCCATTTCTGCTCCTCCATCAACAAGCAGGATCAGACATTCGCCGATCAAATCCATGGCTGTTAACAGAAGCAATTCTGCTTCGCAACGGATAAACGGCATCCAATCTCGAATCTCCCTACTCATCGCTCTCGCCTCCCAAACCTCTTCTCTTTCTCAAAAAC TTTTGACGGAATTGGCGGGTGAAACCGCGAAATACGTGTTTCCGAAGAGGATAATTGAAAGTCGGAATCTAGAGGAAGCTTTGATGTCTG TGCCGGATCTGGAGACAGTGAAATTCAACGTTTTGAAACGCAATGATCAGTATGAGATAAGAGAAGTTGAG CCTTACTTTGTTGCCGAGGTTACAATGCCTGGGAAGAATGGTTTTGACCTTAATGGTGCATCTCAATCCTTCAACACATTGGCTGAGTACTTGTTTGGTAAG AACACGAAGAAGGAGAGTATGGCGATGACAACACCCGTAATCACTCGTAGAACTCAGTCTGATGGGGAGAAGATGGAAATGACTACTCCAGTGATAACTAAAAGG GTTGAAGATCAGGAGAAGTGGAGGATGTCCTTTGTCATGCCCTCGAAGTATGGTTCAGACTTGCCGCTACCAAAGGATTCGTCTGTAACTATCAAAGAGGTGCCTAGGAAAACTGTCGCAGTTGTTGCCTTTTCAG GTTTTATGACTGATGAAGAAGTAAAAGCCCGAGAATCAAGACTTCGCACGGCAGTAAAGGGAGATGCAGAGTTTCGGGTAAAAGATGGTGCCTTGATAGAAGTTGCACAG TACAATCCACCATTTACTCTTCCGTTCACACGTTGGAATGAAATTAGCCTGGAAGTTGAAAAGAAACAGGAATAG
- the LOC132049452 gene encoding heme-binding-like protein At3g10130, chloroplastic isoform X5: protein MRWKYQLPEIHNLLSQAFCTFPQTDIQKERNKHCNSKMFLISPCSISAPPSTSRIRHSPIKSMAVNRSNSASQRINGIQSRISLLIALASQTSSLSQKLLTELAGETAKYVFPKRIIESRNLEEALMSVPDLETVKFNVLKRNDQYEIREVEPYFVAEATMPGKNGFDLNGASQSFNKLAEYLFGKNTKKESMAMTTPAITRRTQSDGEKMEMTTPVITKRSFWRHIEFFWGNWRYSGRGMLMHGVTKSIKLDNILKSSHYITWEIVNEELLQKRPHIAKWKC, encoded by the exons ATGAGGTGGAAATATCAACTACCTGAAATCCACAATCTCCTTTCTCAAGCATTTTGCACCTTCCCGCAAACAGATATTCAGAAAGAGCGAAATAAACACTGCAACTCAAAGATGTTTCTGATCTCACCTTGTTCCATTTCTGCTCCTCCATCAACAAGCAGGATCAGACATTCGCCGATCAAATCCATGGCTGTTAACAGAAGCAATTCTGCTTCGCAACGGATAAACGGCATCCAATCTCGAATCTCCCTACTCATCGCTCTCGCCTCCCAAACCTCTTCTCTTTCTCAAAAAC TTTTGACGGAATTGGCGGGTGAAACCGCGAAATACGTGTTTCCGAAGAGGATAATTGAAAGTCGGAATCTAGAGGAAGCTTTGATGTCTG TGCCGGATCTGGAGACAGTGAAATTCAACGTTTTGAAACGCAATGATCAGTATGAGATAAGAGAAGTTGAG CCTTACTTTGTTGCCGAGGCTACAATGCCTGGGAAGAATGGGTTTGACCTTAATGGTGCATCTCAATCCTTCAACAAATTGGCTGAGTACTTGTTTGGTAAG AACACGAAGAAGGAGAGTATGGCGATGACAACACCCGCAATCACTCGTAGAACTCAATCTGATGGGGAGAAGATGGAAATGACTACTCCAGTGATAACTAAAAGG TCCTTTTGGAGACATATTGAGTTTTTCTGGGGAAATTGGAGATACTCAGGAAGAGGGATGTTGATGCATGGTGTTACTAAAAGTATTAAGCTGGATAATATATTGAAGTCGAGTCACTACATAACTTGGGAAATTGTAAATGAAGAACTACTCCAAAAACGACCTCATATCGCCAAATGGAAATGCTGA
- the LOC132049452 gene encoding heme-binding-like protein At3g10130, chloroplastic isoform X2, producing the protein MRWKYQLPEIHNLLSQAFCTFPQTDIQKERNKHCNSKMFLISPCSISAPPSTSRIRHSPIKSMAVNRSNSASQRINGIQSRISLLIALASQTSSLSQKLLTELAGETAKYVFPKRIIESRNLEEALMSVPDLETVKFNVLKRNDQYEIREVEPYFVAEVTMPGKNGFDLNGASQSFNTLAEYLFGKNTKKESMAMTTPVITRRTQSDGEKMEMTTPVITKRVEDQEKWRMSFVMPSKYGSDLPLPKDSSVTIKEVPRKTVAVVAFSGFVTDEEVKARESRLRTALKGDTKFQVKDGALIEVAQYNPPFTLPFTRRNEISLEVEEKQE; encoded by the exons ATGAGGTGGAAATATCAACTACCTGAAATCCACAATCTCCTTTCTCAAGCATTTTGCACCTTCCCGCAAACAGATATTCAGAAAGAGCGAAATAAACACTGCAACTCAAAGATGTTTCTGATCTCACCTTGTTCCATTTCTGCTCCTCCATCAACAAGCAGGATCAGACATTCGCCGATCAAATCCATGGCTGTTAACAGAAGCAATTCTGCTTCGCAACGGATAAACGGCATCCAATCTCGAATCTCCCTACTCATCGCTCTCGCCTCCCAAACCTCTTCTCTTTCTCAAAAAC TTTTGACGGAATTGGCGGGTGAAACCGCGAAATACGTGTTTCCGAAGAGGATAATTGAAAGTCGGAATCTAGAGGAAGCTTTGATGTCTG TGCCGGATCTGGAGACAGTGAAATTCAACGTTTTGAAACGCAATGATCAGTATGAGATAAGAGAAGTTGAG CCTTACTTTGTTGCCGAGGTTACAATGCCTGGGAAGAATGGTTTTGACCTTAATGGTGCATCTCAATCCTTCAACACATTGGCTGAGTACTTGTTTGGTAAG AACACGAAGAAGGAGAGTATGGCGATGACAACACCCGTAATCACTCGTAGAACTCAGTCTGATGGGGAGAAGATGGAAATGACTACTCCAGTGATAACTAAAAGG GTTGAAGATCAGGAGAAGTGGAGGATGTCCTTTGTCATGCCCTCGAAGTATGGTTCAGACTTGCCGCTACCAAAGGATTCGTCTGTAACTATCAAAGAGGTGCCTAGGAAAACTGTCGCAGTTGTTGCCTTTTCAG GTTTTGTGACTGATGAAGAAGTAAAAGCCCGAGAATCAAGACTTCGCACGGCACTAAAGGGAGATACAAAGTTTCAGGTAAAAGATGGTGCCTTGATAGAAGTTGCACAG TACAATCCACCATTTACTCTTCCGTTCACGCGTCGGAATGAAATTAGcctggaagttgaagagaaacaGGAATAG